In uncultured Bacteroides sp., one genomic interval encodes:
- a CDS encoding serine acetyltransferase, translating into MSPMNFTHILTQAVDELSESESYKGLMHQHKDGEPLPSAKILQDIIELSRAILFPGYFGNSTVNSRTINYHIGVNIEKLFGLLTKQIMAGLCFGASEECTEDTESKQAKAADLAAKLIGLLPQLRRTLATDVEAAYNGDPAAQSFGEVICCYPAIKAITNYRIAHELLKLGVPLIPRIITEMAHSETGIDIHPGAQIGSYFTIDHGTGVVIGATSIIGNNVKLYQGVTLGAKSFPLDKDGNPIKGIPRHPILEDDVIVYSNATILGRIIVGKGATVGGNIWVTEDVPPGARLVQTKAKK; encoded by the coding sequence ATGAGTCCAATGAATTTTACTCACATTCTGACACAAGCTGTTGATGAGCTTTCGGAAAGCGAATCATATAAAGGATTGATGCATCAGCATAAAGATGGAGAACCGCTTCCTTCTGCTAAGATTCTTCAAGATATTATAGAGCTTTCGCGTGCGATTCTTTTTCCAGGTTATTTTGGAAACTCAACGGTGAATAGCCGCACTATCAATTATCACATCGGAGTAAATATTGAAAAGCTTTTTGGTTTGCTTACAAAGCAAATAATGGCTGGTTTATGTTTTGGTGCTTCAGAAGAATGTACAGAGGATACTGAATCTAAACAGGCAAAAGCTGCAGATTTAGCTGCTAAGCTTATTGGACTATTACCTCAGTTACGCCGTACTTTGGCTACTGATGTTGAAGCTGCGTATAATGGTGACCCTGCTGCGCAAAGCTTTGGAGAAGTAATTTGCTGCTATCCTGCTATTAAAGCCATTACAAATTACAGAATCGCTCATGAATTGTTGAAACTTGGAGTTCCTTTAATTCCTCGTATCATTACAGAAATGGCTCATTCTGAAACAGGTATTGATATACATCCCGGAGCGCAGATTGGATCTTATTTTACTATAGACCACGGAACGGGTGTAGTAATTGGTGCAACCAGTATCATTGGCAATAACGTGAAACTCTATCAAGGTGTAACTCTTGGTGCTAAAAGCTTCCCACTTGATAAAGATGGTAATCCTATCAAAGGAATTCCACGTCATCCTATTCTTGAAGATGATGTTATTGTATACTCTAACGCTACTATTCTGGGACGTATAATTGTTGGAAAAGGGGCTACTGTTGGAGGTAATATATGGGTAACTGAAGATGTTCCGCCGGGAGCAAGACTGGTACAAACAAAAGCAAAAAAATAA
- the miaB gene encoding tRNA (N6-isopentenyl adenosine(37)-C2)-methylthiotransferase MiaB — protein sequence MNEVTGADFKSATDFENKKLFIETYGCQMNVADSEVIASVMKMAGYNVCETLEEADAVFMNTCSIRDNAEQKILNRLEFFYSLKKKKKHLIVGVLGCMAERVKDDLIENHHVDLVVGPDAYLTLPELIASVETGEKAMNVELSTTETYRDVIPSRICGNHISGFVSIMRGCNNFCTYCIVPYTRGRERSRDVESILNEVRDLAAKGYKEVTLLGQNVNSYCFEKAGETITFPMLLRTVAEAVPNIRVRFTTSHPKDMSDETLEVIAQVPNVCKHIHLPVQSGSSRILKLMNRKYNREWYLERVAAIKRIIPDCGLSTDIFSGFHSETEEDHQESLSLMRECAYDSAFMFKYSERPGTYASKNLEDNVPEEVKVARLNEIIELQNQLSAESNKRCIGNTYEVLVEGVSKRSREQLVGRTEQNRVVVFDRGNHRIGDFVKVTINEASSATLKGVLAE from the coding sequence ATGAATGAAGTAACAGGAGCAGACTTTAAATCTGCAACTGATTTTGAGAACAAAAAATTGTTTATCGAAACGTATGGCTGTCAGATGAATGTGGCAGATAGCGAGGTAATTGCGTCAGTTATGAAGATGGCAGGGTACAATGTGTGTGAAACCCTGGAAGAAGCGGATGCTGTTTTTATGAATACTTGTTCAATTCGTGATAACGCTGAACAAAAGATTCTTAATCGTCTGGAATTCTTTTATTCTTTAAAGAAGAAAAAGAAACATCTTATTGTTGGTGTATTAGGCTGTATGGCGGAAAGAGTAAAAGATGATTTGATAGAAAATCATCACGTTGATCTTGTCGTTGGTCCGGATGCCTATTTAACTTTACCCGAACTAATCGCTTCTGTTGAAACAGGTGAAAAGGCCATGAATGTAGAACTTTCTACTACTGAAACTTACCGCGATGTAATACCTTCTCGTATTTGTGGTAATCATATTTCAGGATTTGTTTCGATTATGCGTGGCTGCAATAATTTCTGCACTTATTGTATTGTTCCTTATACCCGTGGACGTGAGCGTAGCAGGGATGTGGAAAGTATTCTTAATGAAGTGCGTGATTTAGCTGCAAAAGGTTATAAAGAAGTTACATTACTGGGACAGAATGTGAATTCATATTGTTTTGAAAAGGCTGGCGAAACTATTACTTTTCCTATGCTACTTCGTACCGTGGCTGAAGCTGTTCCAAATATACGTGTACGTTTCACAACTTCTCATCCAAAGGATATGAGCGATGAAACATTGGAAGTTATTGCTCAGGTACCAAATGTATGTAAACATATTCATTTGCCTGTTCAAAGTGGAAGCTCAAGAATATTGAAGCTCATGAACCGGAAATATAACCGTGAGTGGTATCTGGAAAGAGTAGCTGCAATAAAGAGAATTATTCCCGATTGTGGATTGTCTACCGATATTTTCTCTGGTTTCCATTCTGAAACAGAAGAAGATCATCAGGAGTCTCTTTCTTTAATGAGAGAATGTGCTTATGATTCTGCTTTCATGTTTAAATATTCTGAACGACCAGGAACTTACGCTTCTAAAAATTTGGAAGACAATGTGCCTGAAGAGGTGAAGGTGGCCCGATTAAATGAGATTATAGAATTACAGAATCAACTATCGGCTGAAAGCAATAAACGCTGTATTGGCAATACTTATGAAGTCTTGGTAGAAGGTGTTTCTAAACGTTCTCGCGAACAGCTTGTTGGTAGAACAGAACAGAACCGTGTGGTTGTATTTGACAGAGGAAATCATAGAATTGGTGATTTTGTTAAGGTCACAATCAATGAAGCAAGCTCTGCTACCCTTAAAGGTGTGCTGGCTGAATAA